In Methanobacterium bryantii, the following proteins share a genomic window:
- a CDS encoding NifB/NifX family molybdenum-iron cluster-binding protein, translated as MKVAITSTGLSLESNISNVFGRSPNFIIADLENGEIENVLPIENPAKNERGAGNLAAQFMVDQGVEALIIGELGNVAFGILRNAGIKIYKISPRSVGKNLKYFMEGKLGEISSASSGIPSAIDKRPRRRDKI; from the coding sequence ATGAAAGTAGCTATTACATCAACTGGACTTAGTTTGGAATCAAATATAAGCAATGTATTTGGAAGAAGCCCTAATTTTATAATTGCAGATCTGGAAAATGGAGAAATTGAAAATGTTTTACCCATTGAAAATCCTGCAAAAAATGAGAGGGGAGCCGGAAACTTAGCGGCACAATTTATGGTAGATCAAGGTGTTGAGGCTCTAATTATAGGAGAATTAGGTAATGTTGCATTTGGCATTTTAAGAAATGCAGGAATTAAAATTTATAAAATTAGCCCCAGAAGTGTAGGAAAAAACCTTAAATACTTCATGGAAGGTAAACTGGGGGAAATAAGTTCAGCATCTTCAGGAATTCCCTCAGCTATAGATAAACGCCCAAGAAGAAGAGATAAAATTTGA
- a CDS encoding sulfite exporter TauE/SafE family protein produces MDPTIFYIIILAITGAGIGFASGLLGIGGGFIMVPVQYWLFISIGVDPTLAIRMSLGTSLAVILPTAISGAYGHYRRNAVLIKPMALLAVTGSIGGILGGTIASHVPGDILKLLFGVTALVVAVRMLLYKSPEVKKEPKADNIYFIAGGFIVGIMSGLLGVGGGFIIVPFLVIAMGYDIHKSIGTSTAVIIFTSIGGIISYIFNGLGVPGLPQYSLGYINLLQFIILAVASIPMAQLGVKAAHKLPADKLNYIFIALLIYVGLNMVGII; encoded by the coding sequence ATGGATCCCACTATTTTTTATATTATAATTCTTGCAATCACAGGAGCAGGGATAGGGTTTGCATCAGGCCTTCTTGGAATTGGGGGAGGTTTTATAATGGTCCCGGTTCAATACTGGCTTTTTATATCTATTGGTGTTGATCCTACGCTTGCTATAAGGATGTCTTTAGGTACAAGCCTCGCGGTTATACTCCCAACAGCTATAAGCGGCGCATATGGGCATTACCGTCGAAATGCGGTTTTAATCAAACCGATGGCACTTTTAGCTGTTACTGGAAGTATTGGTGGTATTTTGGGAGGGACTATTGCTTCTCATGTGCCTGGAGATATTCTTAAACTCCTTTTTGGGGTCACAGCTTTGGTGGTCGCTGTTAGAATGCTTCTTTATAAATCTCCAGAGGTTAAAAAAGAGCCAAAAGCGGATAATATTTATTTTATTGCCGGCGGATTCATTGTTGGAATAATGTCCGGGCTTCTAGGAGTTGGCGGGGGATTTATTATAGTCCCATTCCTTGTAATTGCCATGGGATATGACATACATAAATCAATTGGGACTTCCACAGCGGTTATAATATTTACATCTATAGGAGGAATTATCTCTTATATCTTTAATGGGCTGGGCGTACCTGGATTACCTCAATATTCTTTAGGTTATATTAACCTTCTCCAGTTTATTATCCTGGCAGTTGCAAGTATCCCCATGGCTCAATTGGGAGTTAAGGCAGCACATAAACTTCCTGCAGATAAACTGAATTATATATTCATAGCGCTGCTGATTTATGTAGGTTTGAATATGGTGGGGATTATTTAA
- a CDS encoding sensor histidine kinase, whose amino-acid sequence MTLYEIVKQVLFPSINIWESHVITITFTTILATILAYFVLNDREKLIKQLEQANYDLEDQIEERMAEVKRLANIVESSDDAIIGMDLNFRISSWNHGAVEMYGYSPGEIIGKHIFILMEPGEQVNNLRLIERAKNGESIEHVELERLKKDGSHFYLSITFSPIKNDKGNIVGISSISKDITRRKNAEEQLKDTINELKRSNDELQQFAFITSHDLQEPLRTIASYAQLIERRYKGKLDNEADEFIEFMVDGAKRMKQMIQGLLDYSRIETKGGKFRDFNAGNALNHALNNLGPVINEISAEVTYDALPIIFADENQMIQVFQNLIGNALKFHSAGLKPKIHISARKEIKGYIFSVADNGIGLEKEYCDKIFEVFKRLHSIGEYDGAGIGLAIVKRIIDRHNGKIWVESEYGEGSTFYFMIPFKDGSL is encoded by the coding sequence ATGACTCTATATGAAATTGTAAAACAAGTATTGTTCCCAAGTATAAATATATGGGAATCACATGTCATTACTATTACTTTTACAACAATTTTAGCCACTATTCTTGCTTATTTCGTGTTAAATGATCGGGAAAAGCTGATAAAACAGTTGGAGCAGGCTAATTATGACCTTGAAGATCAGATTGAAGAAAGGATGGCAGAAGTTAAAAGGTTAGCTAACATTGTGGAGTCATCGGATGATGCTATTATTGGAATGGATTTAAATTTTCGAATATCCAGCTGGAATCATGGCGCAGTAGAAATGTACGGGTATTCCCCAGGTGAAATAATTGGAAAGCATATATTTATTTTAATGGAACCTGGGGAACAGGTTAATAATTTGAGATTGATTGAGAGAGCTAAAAATGGGGAGAGTATAGAACATGTTGAATTGGAACGTTTGAAAAAGGACGGATCCCATTTTTACTTGTCTATAACATTTTCTCCAATTAAAAATGATAAAGGTAATATTGTTGGAATATCTTCAATTTCTAAAGATATTACTCGGCGTAAGAATGCAGAAGAGCAGTTAAAGGATACAATAAATGAATTAAAACGTTCAAATGATGAACTACAGCAGTTTGCATTCATTACCAGTCATGATCTCCAGGAACCTTTAAGGACCATTGCCAGCTACGCTCAACTGATCGAAAGGCGCTACAAAGGTAAGCTTGATAATGAAGCTGATGAATTCATTGAATTCATGGTTGATGGTGCAAAAAGAATGAAGCAGATGATCCAGGGTTTGCTTGATTATTCTCGTATTGAAACAAAGGGTGGAAAATTCAGGGATTTTAATGCGGGAAATGCTTTAAATCATGCTTTAAATAATTTAGGGCCTGTAATTAATGAGATTAGTGCGGAAGTTACTTATGATGCTCTTCCCATAATTTTTGCAGATGAAAACCAGATGATACAGGTGTTCCAGAATTTAATTGGAAATGCGCTTAAATTCCATAGTGCTGGGCTTAAACCTAAAATTCATATTTCTGCACGCAAAGAAATTAAAGGATACATTTTTTCTGTTGCAGATAATGGAATAGGGTTAGAAAAGGAGTATTGTGATAAAATATTTGAAGTGTTCAAAAGATTACACTCTATTGGAGAATATGATGGGGCAGGAATTGGTTTGGCAATTGTTAAAAGAATTATAGATCGCCATAATGGTAAAATTTGGGTTGAATCAGAGTATGGTGAAGGTTCTACGTTTTATTTCATGATACCCTTTAAGGATGGATCCCTATAA
- a CDS encoding protease inhibitor I42 family protein: MRTKMAVLLMVFLCLSLVTSSFAAASNYNRKSVEKNIKVVSNPSTGYHWVAVYNKKHVKLLSDAFKSNNPRLMGSPGIETFKFKGDKGQRIVLKYVRSGDNKPVKQRTYVL, encoded by the coding sequence ATGAGGACTAAAATGGCAGTGTTGCTTATGGTTTTTTTATGTCTTAGTCTCGTGACATCTTCTTTTGCTGCTGCATCTAACTATAACCGTAAATCTGTAGAAAAAAATATTAAAGTAGTTTCTAACCCGTCAACAGGATATCATTGGGTTGCAGTGTACAATAAAAAACATGTAAAATTGTTAAGCGACGCATTTAAATCAAACAATCCAAGGTTAATGGGTAGCCCTGGCATTGAAACTTTTAAATTTAAAGGCGATAAAGGGCAAAGAATTGTCTTAAAATACGTTAGAAGTGGAGATAACAAACCCGTAAAACAACGCACATACGTATTATAA
- a CDS encoding MTH865 family protein produces the protein MGIDEELHDRIVNALKGADFPINNYNKLMESFPHGRGGVCRAPGFEITVEDAITSLVEEDFPFNNAEDVAHVVIKRIRRGGIM, from the coding sequence ATGGGTATTGATGAAGAATTACATGATAGAATTGTTAATGCATTAAAAGGAGCAGACTTCCCAATAAATAACTATAATAAACTTATGGAATCATTTCCTCACGGTAGAGGAGGAGTGTGCAGAGCTCCGGGATTTGAAATAACAGTAGAAGATGCTATAACTTCGCTTGTAGAAGAAGACTTTCCATTTAACAATGCAGAAGATGTAGCACATGTAGTAATTAAAAGAATAAGGCGCGGCGGAATAATGTAA
- a CDS encoding Mur ligase family protein encodes MNCIVIGAGNAGRPVARILNHIGNKVMITDSKNLKEFPEKVQETLIKMEKEGVELQLGLNTPDFSGVDSVYVSPVIPKKAPVMEEIARKIENKELKLISQEDVSDIINDLIDIDIIGITGTVGKTSTTHAISEIFKNAGYNVWMCSSRMGNLLSETIIDGIIKGLPQENDIAVLEIPHGTLGIMFKVHLKVAVLTNIYIDHLDEFENSMEKYAARKRMISCSSDLLVAGAPCRKYIGDLKDTVFYCFNEPEFDSESENVKGSYSGDTSKKSETPEHENSKCHVSGYFEDGILGLNYNLEGVPQVSCNGSGELKTSFKPLGYYLENSIGAATAALCYGLDEKSIENGLSKFDGVPGRLEYVGDYKGREVYLDPSHVIEGFIKTLSLFPDRNLIVLVENFDTANSRDKQKLGEVVARYANVMICSAYNETMGRLDRHVIQETFKGVEDPNILKIGVDYLKTAGELSIKYSKPGDVIIHVGPGAITRYDSTKFKMMSGIKEGCKKYE; translated from the coding sequence ATGAATTGTATAGTTATAGGTGCAGGTAACGCAGGACGTCCTGTTGCAAGAATTCTAAACCACATAGGCAATAAGGTAATGATTACAGACAGCAAAAATTTGAAAGAATTCCCGGAAAAGGTGCAGGAAACCCTCATAAAAATGGAAAAAGAGGGAGTGGAATTACAGCTTGGTCTGAACACCCCAGATTTTAGTGGTGTAGACTCAGTATATGTTTCACCTGTAATACCCAAGAAAGCCCCTGTTATGGAAGAAATAGCCCGTAAAATAGAAAACAAGGAATTAAAGTTAATTAGTCAGGAAGATGTATCAGATATAATCAATGATCTGATTGACATAGACATTATAGGAATAACAGGGACCGTTGGCAAAACCAGCACCACCCATGCAATTTCTGAGATATTTAAAAATGCAGGGTACAATGTTTGGATGTGTTCCTCCAGAATGGGTAATCTTTTAAGTGAAACAATAATTGACGGAATAATCAAAGGTCTTCCCCAGGAAAATGATATTGCAGTGCTTGAAATACCCCACGGAACTTTAGGTATAATGTTTAAGGTTCATCTTAAGGTGGCTGTGCTTACAAATATTTACATTGACCACCTTGATGAATTTGAGAACTCCATGGAAAAATATGCAGCTAGAAAGCGTATGATAAGCTGTTCGAGCGACTTACTGGTTGCTGGTGCACCCTGCAGGAAGTATATTGGGGACTTAAAGGATACAGTGTTCTACTGTTTTAATGAACCTGAATTCGATTCAGAGAGTGAAAATGTTAAAGGATCTTACTCAGGTGATACTTCTAAAAAATCCGAAACTCCTGAACATGAAAATTCCAAATGCCATGTCTCAGGTTACTTTGAAGATGGCATATTAGGATTGAATTATAACCTAGAAGGAGTTCCCCAGGTATCATGCAATGGATCTGGTGAACTTAAAACATCATTTAAACCCTTAGGATATTATCTTGAAAACTCAATAGGTGCAGCTACAGCTGCTCTGTGTTATGGTTTAGATGAAAAATCCATTGAAAATGGTCTAAGCAAGTTTGATGGAGTTCCAGGACGCTTGGAATATGTTGGAGATTATAAAGGAAGAGAGGTTTACCTTGATCCATCCCATGTGATTGAAGGGTTTATAAAAACTCTCAGTCTTTTTCCAGACCGGAATCTCATTGTATTGGTAGAGAATTTTGATACAGCAAACTCCCGAGACAAGCAGAAACTCGGAGAAGTAGTTGCCAGATATGCAAATGTCATGATTTGCAGCGCATACAATGAAACAATGGGCAGATTGGATAGACATGTTATTCAGGAGACTTTTAAAGGAGTTGAAGATCCAAATATACTGAAAATTGGGGTTGATTATCTAAAAACTGCAGGAGAACTTTCAATTAAATATTCAAAACCCGGTGATGTTATAATACATGTGGGTCCCGGTGCCATAACTAGGTATGATAGTACTAAGTTCAAGATGATGTCTGGAATAAAAGAAGGATGTAAAAAGTACGAATAA
- a CDS encoding helix-hairpin-helix domain-containing protein, with protein sequence MELTKIKGIGDKLAKKIVDSFGSEADLQTAISNFEVDKLSEIDGVSQAKAIEIINEALGNPREEFLKTEQVIQIYDDIIARILKYASTKYGKNRVLLISPTNDTGKIQENLDFVMNAKETVSKLPVNEISNLLKKVNPSGKNKPKYDPSRAILVESKEDYNRLMDLDLHKYSTIITAEELETLDDYEFVVYIFSTGQVDLDDAYNIAMVTGDSLDYEIVPETILSYYHTNYELLCNVLEIKNILGRKSAIGEVIEILDSLESAKVDESIFDASVEDAKKKADEKLAESIKQVDLKGDEVLALMNEGMPAKIQSIFDEVIKEAKDEIKDKTGCSFDPFIQKYPIEIDEQELERVKKQEIARQHINTFDKKVKAASRLSTLKEGIEAEIQEILEFDYEFALGCFAYYYNLNAPQIGDEFNFKGGIHLNLALENEINIQKIDYFLKTPENVALLTGANSGGKTTLLETLAQISIMAQMGLPVCAEEATVKLVDEVYFFSKKRSLDAGAFESFLNTFMPVVITDTHKLVLLDELEAITELEAAVKIIASFIDLIKDSNSYAVIVTHMAHEIMKYIEVRVDGIEAKGLDDNYNLIVDRTPRMNYLAKSTPELILRMIYQKSDGKMKDIYGQILEKF encoded by the coding sequence GTGGAACTTACAAAAATCAAAGGCATCGGTGACAAACTAGCAAAGAAAATTGTTGACAGCTTCGGCAGCGAGGCAGATCTACAGACAGCAATCAGTAACTTCGAAGTTGATAAACTTTCAGAAATCGATGGAGTAAGTCAGGCTAAAGCTATAGAAATAATAAATGAAGCTTTAGGCAATCCAAGGGAAGAGTTTTTAAAGACAGAACAGGTCATCCAGATCTATGATGACATTATTGCCAGAATTCTTAAATACGCGAGTACCAAATATGGAAAAAACAGGGTTCTTTTAATAAGCCCCACAAATGATACAGGAAAGATTCAGGAAAATCTAGATTTTGTAATGAATGCAAAGGAAACTGTATCCAAACTTCCAGTAAATGAAATCAGTAACCTGCTTAAAAAAGTAAATCCATCTGGAAAAAACAAACCAAAATATGATCCATCAAGAGCCATACTTGTAGAGTCCAAAGAAGATTATAACAGGCTTATGGATCTAGATCTGCACAAATATTCAACAATTATCACTGCAGAAGAGTTAGAAACTCTTGATGATTATGAATTTGTAGTGTATATATTCTCAACTGGACAAGTAGACCTTGATGATGCTTATAACATTGCCATGGTGACTGGTGATTCTTTAGACTATGAAATTGTCCCTGAAACTATCCTTTCATATTACCACACAAATTACGAGCTTCTTTGCAATGTTTTGGAAATTAAAAATATCTTAGGGCGAAAATCAGCGATTGGAGAAGTTATAGAAATTCTTGACTCTCTCGAATCAGCTAAAGTTGATGAAAGCATATTTGATGCAAGCGTCGAAGATGCAAAGAAAAAAGCCGATGAAAAGCTCGCTGAAAGTATTAAACAGGTTGATCTTAAAGGAGATGAAGTTTTAGCCCTTATGAATGAAGGAATGCCTGCCAAAATACAGAGCATATTTGATGAAGTGATAAAAGAAGCCAAAGATGAAATTAAGGATAAAACTGGATGTTCATTTGACCCATTTATTCAAAAATACCCCATCGAAATTGATGAACAAGAACTTGAAAGAGTTAAAAAACAGGAAATTGCAAGACAGCACATCAATACATTCGATAAAAAAGTAAAAGCTGCATCACGACTCTCCACCCTTAAAGAAGGGATTGAAGCAGAAATTCAGGAAATTCTGGAATTCGATTATGAGTTTGCACTGGGATGTTTTGCATACTATTACAATTTAAATGCACCGCAGATCGGAGATGAGTTCAACTTTAAAGGTGGAATACACCTCAACTTAGCACTTGAAAATGAAATCAACATTCAAAAGATTGATTACTTCCTGAAAACTCCCGAAAATGTCGCACTTTTAACCGGGGCAAACAGTGGAGGTAAAACAACACTCCTTGAAACCCTTGCCCAGATTTCCATAATGGCACAGATGGGGCTCCCAGTCTGTGCAGAAGAAGCTACAGTTAAACTTGTTGATGAAGTATATTTCTTCTCAAAGAAAAGATCTCTTGATGCAGGGGCATTTGAGTCATTCCTCAACACATTCATGCCCGTTGTAATTACAGATACACATAAACTGGTTTTACTTGACGAACTGGAAGCAATTACAGAACTTGAGGCTGCAGTTAAAATAATTGCAAGCTTTATAGACTTAATAAAAGATTCTAATTCGTATGCAGTCATTGTAACCCATATGGCACATGAAATAATGAAATATATTGAAGTCAGGGTTGACGGAATTGAGGCAAAAGGCCTTGATGATAACTACAATTTAATTGTAGACAGGACTCCTAGAATGAACTATCTTGCAAAAAGTACTCCAGAACTTATCCTTAGAATGATTTACCAGAAGTCTGATGGAAAGATGAAAGATATTTATGGTCAGATACTGGAGAAATTTTAA
- a CDS encoding 4Fe-4S binding protein yields MVKITVDYDKCEGAECGECADVCPMEVLVIEGDTLVIKNKGECSLCEVCMDVCPDEAIKIEDD; encoded by the coding sequence ATGGTTAAAATAACAGTAGATTACGATAAATGCGAAGGTGCAGAATGCGGGGAATGCGCAGATGTATGCCCCATGGAAGTTCTTGTAATTGAGGGAGATACTCTTGTAATCAAGAATAAAGGGGAATGCAGCTTGTGTGAAGTATGTATGGATGTATGTCCAGATGAAGCAATAAAAATTGAGGATGATTGA
- a CDS encoding response regulator, protein MSSDILVVEDEHIIAMDIKLKLEDYGYRVFGIVSDGEDAVKLAAELRPDIVLMDIFLKGDIDGIVAAKSILALEIPVIYLTAHSDKVTLSRATENPASGYLVKPFEPQKLYNTIEVTLERHRKYLEEIDEIENPTHGSRNGKVGVYMDGERPRACTLIPELLDPASPQQENFKGEIIYDGDKIVQTPVDAVRDDLKPVVLVVEDEEITALDIKFRLEKLGYCVPETVRSGELAVQKACNVQPDLILMDIVLDGEMDGIEAAETLMELDIPVIYLTAYADAETVKRARKTSPYGYLVKPFEDAELYTTVEMALSKHRSDVENVTKFQNKIREKSDELKIEKTGVFFVSAVTISLAAYGMLTRSMTWLEYLLFIPAMYGVLLAVVSLKKQSPAVAFDEMPFVSIMIPAHNEEFTIARCVKSLAQLDYYLEDKRNYEIIVINDGSTDNTADVLRELKKEFKFMKIVTRKPPRSGKGKGYVLNDGLELCNGEIIAVFDADARIGPDFLKTIIPYLNEDGVEGVQARVRMYNSNENLLTAMQEVEFAIFGNVILRAKDIMGKNAFLGGNGQIATKKAIKEIGGWDGFAVTEDLNMSVKLIMNGYKIRYCGEAVVYQEAVPKWDLFFRQRIRWATGNLETLFVYLTKIMNAPIPFYKKINAIEQLFFLLLIAFVMVGYVVVILQIGNIMQFHFGAPVVIGVLSTFAFFPSLFIGLYREKALPHVIIYRSIEYWAYCLYLLPLFFAAFAGMITRKERHWAKTHHSGYEDMDEDIISGSQTDSEIV, encoded by the coding sequence GTGAGTTCTGATATTCTTGTAGTTGAGGATGAACATATCATTGCAATGGATATAAAGTTAAAATTAGAAGATTATGGCTACAGGGTGTTTGGTATAGTTTCAGACGGGGAAGATGCTGTTAAACTTGCTGCAGAACTTAGGCCGGATATTGTTTTAATGGATATTTTTTTAAAAGGAGATATTGATGGTATTGTTGCTGCTAAGAGCATACTGGCATTAGAAATACCGGTTATTTACTTAACTGCTCACTCAGATAAAGTTACTCTCTCTCGAGCCACGGAAAATCCTGCTTCAGGGTATCTTGTAAAGCCTTTTGAACCCCAAAAACTTTACAACACCATAGAGGTTACCCTTGAGAGGCACAGGAAATATCTGGAAGAAATTGACGAAATTGAAAATCCAACTCATGGATCCAGAAACGGTAAAGTAGGGGTATACATGGATGGGGAACGTCCAAGAGCATGTACTTTAATTCCTGAATTACTGGATCCTGCATCCCCTCAACAGGAAAATTTCAAGGGTGAAATTATATATGATGGGGATAAAATTGTTCAAACTCCTGTTGATGCAGTCAGGGATGATCTAAAGCCTGTTGTACTGGTAGTGGAAGATGAAGAGATAACTGCACTTGATATAAAGTTCAGACTTGAGAAACTTGGTTACTGCGTACCTGAAACTGTTAGATCAGGAGAGTTAGCTGTTCAAAAAGCATGTAATGTCCAACCCGACTTGATACTTATGGACATAGTGCTTGATGGGGAAATGGATGGTATTGAAGCTGCTGAAACATTAATGGAACTGGATATTCCGGTTATATATCTTACTGCATATGCAGATGCTGAGACAGTTAAACGGGCCAGGAAAACATCTCCCTATGGATACCTGGTAAAACCTTTTGAAGATGCGGAGCTTTATACAACAGTTGAAATGGCACTTAGTAAGCACAGGAGCGACGTGGAAAACGTTACAAAATTCCAAAATAAAATAAGGGAGAAATCTGATGAGCTTAAAATAGAAAAAACGGGAGTTTTCTTTGTCTCTGCGGTGACTATTTCACTTGCTGCATACGGCATGTTAACCCGGAGTATGACGTGGCTTGAATATCTTCTGTTTATACCTGCAATGTATGGTGTCCTGCTTGCAGTGGTTAGTCTCAAAAAACAGAGCCCTGCAGTAGCTTTTGACGAGATGCCCTTTGTGAGCATAATGATCCCCGCACATAACGAGGAATTTACAATAGCTAGATGTGTTAAAAGCCTTGCACAACTTGATTATTATCTTGAAGATAAGCGGAACTACGAAATAATTGTTATAAATGATGGTTCCACTGATAACACTGCAGATGTACTGAGAGAGCTCAAAAAAGAGTTCAAATTTATGAAGATTGTAACTAGAAAACCACCCCGCTCTGGAAAAGGTAAAGGTTATGTCCTTAATGATGGTTTAGAGTTATGCAATGGTGAAATAATAGCAGTTTTCGATGCAGATGCTCGTATTGGACCTGATTTTTTGAAGACAATAATACCTTACCTGAACGAGGATGGTGTTGAAGGTGTACAGGCAAGGGTTAGGATGTACAATAGTAATGAGAACCTTTTAACAGCTATGCAGGAGGTTGAATTTGCTATATTTGGAAATGTGATACTCCGGGCAAAGGATATAATGGGTAAAAATGCATTTTTAGGGGGCAACGGCCAGATAGCCACAAAGAAAGCTATAAAAGAGATCGGAGGATGGGATGGATTTGCAGTCACAGAAGACCTGAATATGAGTGTTAAACTCATTATGAACGGTTATAAAATTCGCTACTGTGGAGAAGCTGTTGTCTATCAGGAAGCCGTCCCCAAATGGGATCTTTTCTTTAGACAGAGAATAAGGTGGGCGACAGGAAATCTTGAAACGCTGTTTGTTTATCTTACAAAAATAATGAATGCACCTATTCCTTTTTATAAGAAAATAAATGCCATAGAACAGCTTTTCTTCCTCCTGCTTATTGCATTTGTAATGGTAGGTTATGTGGTTGTTATACTTCAGATAGGGAATATTATGCAGTTCCATTTCGGTGCTCCAGTTGTTATAGGTGTCTTATCAACTTTTGCGTTTTTCCCATCGTTGTTCATAGGTCTATATCGGGAAAAAGCACTTCCACATGTTATAATTTATAGATCTATAGAATACTGGGCTTATTGTCTGTACCTTTTACCTTTATTCTTCGCGGCTTTTGCAGGGATGATCACGCGAAAAGAAAGGCACTGGGCAAAAACTCATCACAGTGGCTATGAAGATATGGATGAAGATATAATAAGTGGTTCTCAAACTGATTCAGAAATAGTTTAG